Proteins found in one Ovis canadensis isolate MfBH-ARS-UI-01 breed Bighorn chromosome 20, ARS-UI_OviCan_v2, whole genome shotgun sequence genomic segment:
- the MDC1 gene encoding mediator of DNA damage checkpoint protein 1 isoform X14, with translation MEVSHFPCLHFPFKIMEDTQILNWEVEEEEEVAESPNESLGYSLEPLAQLHIFSSSYGPEKDFPLYLGKNMIGRMPDCSVALPFSSISKQHAVIEISAWDKAPVLRDCGSLNGTQILRPPKVLSPGVSHRLRDRELILFADLPCQYHRLDVPRPFVSRGPLTVEETPRVQGGTQPSRLLLAEDSEEEVDSLLDKCVVKGPRTSSSATVVPESDEEGPSPAPDGPGPPSAFNLNSDTDEEESQESGAGEASSAARRGTAAETEQPEPVTAEIQIEKDQCSVKERNGDTEIERDVRNGVVPTGVILERSQPSGEDSDTDVSDESGPRRRLVGVRPKRAWSCNFIDSDTDGEDEGIPATPAVVPMKERQIFHEAGTQSPQAPGVARWQGSPADGDTDIEEGEAPPDRSQASVVIDSNTDDEEEVSAALTLACLRESQADSEDLDLPATQCFVDRKNQSLEGSLDESWEALATQPFCPRESEASETQTVVTLIDTHASWPSPSRTAQQEQHPESPVHAEPLGMEGREMQTVEKEMGTPRETAERVIPEGGPPQEETKKLPSEGEREDVTGEEELIGGIQGREKNQVFARDTQSQESDKKVKSASTGRGMEIVKVEIETPKETQEKEREKQTLAGEIFESEAGKLVVERESEADGLEVKEPQELLDRSPQIGETEAGDQDQKGQASGLPSEPGAGAGDLQGLASDPVASGSQAGGGRGAPGSPRRQQRGDLNCEMPPAQKASRGDQESPDACLPPAAPEASAALPNSLISQIQKHPAPQSLLFPSLAPLELPVPRTRQNETQEAPETPFSSELNSVHPEPKVRLQASSPVSSLPLEPHPTTPTGQPIALEPISGVSRSRTRSSFDVTASSVVPTAVALQPSTSTDKPVTPKPTLRAPRGRAQRSSVKTPVPSVTTDQPVAPELTAMATRGRAQRSSVKIPKPDNPTTPKPQPSTSTDQPVIPKPTSRAPRGRTPRSSAKTPEPAVPTASELQPAAPKDQPVAPELTSRATRGRTQRSIKTSKPDMPTTPEPQPSTSTEQPVTPKPTSRAPRGRTPRSSAKTPEPVVSTASELQPSALTDEPVTPELTSRATRGRAQRSSVKTPDPVTTTTPELQPSTSTDQLVTPKRTSRAPRGRTRRLSAKTPEPVVPTASELQPSAPADQPVGPWATQCRRHRSSVKTPEPVVPTVPEPQPSTSKDQSVTPEPTSQATESQTHRSSIKTSQPTEPTAPDLKPSSPTDQLVTPKVIAQGGPSRTGRASTASAVLVPTTPGFQSPVPSEQPLPPDPIPEVNCSRRLRATRKHGSPTAHVHEPCTVPPEPNSHSSRNQRHGAVKAAKPLSTIPEPAFAQLPEAPPHTPQVPKEEAADGSGFTPEPQPRASQNHKRPSATAHSPPLQKRLQRGRVPQKAASLKEEEENPVARPRKEEGVVIPGPGKRKREQTEEESQGRPSRSLRRTKPMQESTAPKVLFTGVVDARGERTVLALGGSLASSVAEASHLVTDRIRRTVKFLCALGRGIPILSLAWLHESRKAGCFLPPDEYLVTDPEQEKNFGFSLREALSRAQERRLLEGYEIHVTPGVQPPPPQMGEIISCCGGAILPSMPRSYKPQRFVITCSQDFPRCAVPYRVGLPILSPEFLLTGVLKQEVKPEAFAFSTVEMSST, from the exons ATGGAGGTGTCCCACTTTCCTTGTCTACATTTTCCCTTTAAG ATCATGGAAGACACCCAGATTTTAAACTGGGAAgttgaagaagaggaggaggttgCAGAGAGCCCCAATGAATCTCTGGGGTATAGCTTGGAGCCCCTAGCACAGCTGCATATCTTCAGTAGTTCCTATGGACCAGAAAAAG ACTTCCCACTCTACCTTGGAAAGAACATGATAGGCCGAATGCCTGATTGCTCTGTGGCCCTGCCCTTTTCATCAATATCCAAACAACATGCAGTGATTGAAATCTCTGCCTGGGACAAGGCGCCTGTCCTTCGGGATTGCGGGAGCCTCAATGGCACTCAAATCCTGCGGCCTCCTAAGGTCCTGAGCCCTGGGGTGAGTCATCGTTTGCGGGACCGGGAGTTGATTCTCTTTGCTGACTTGCCCTGCCAGTACCATCGCTTGGATGTCCCCCGGCCTTTTGTCTCCCGGGGCCCTCTAACTGTAGAGGAGACACCCAGGGTACAGGGAGGAACTCaaccctccaggcttctgttGGCTGAGGACTCAGAGGAAGAAGTAG ATTCCCTTTTGGACAAGTGTGTGGTGAAAGGACCAAGGACCTCCTCTTCGGCAACAGTCGTTCCAGAGAG TGATGAAGAAGGGCCTTCCCCTGCCCCAGATGGGCCCGGGCCACCTTCTGCCTTCAACTTGAACAGCGACACGGATGAGGAAGAAAGTCAGGAATCAGGAGCAGGGGAGGCCTCTTCAGCTGCCAGAAGAGGTACCGCTGCAGAGACGGAACAGCCTGAACCTGTCACAGCCGAGATCCAGATTGAGAAGGATCAGTGTTCCGTGAAGGAGAGGAACGGGGACACAGAAATCGAGAGGGATGTGAGGAATGGGGTGGTTCCGACTGGAGTGATTCTGGAGAGGAGCCAGCCTTCTGGGGAGGACAGTGACACAGATGTGAGTGATGAGAGTGGGCCTCGAAGAAGGCTTGTTGGGGTCCGTCCGAAAAGGGCCTGGTCTTGTAACTTCATAGACAGTGATACCGATGGAGAGGACGAGGGGATCCCTGCTACCCCAGCAGTGGTTCCCATGAAGGAGAGGCAGATCTTCCACGAAGCTGGTACACAGAGCCCCCAGGCACCTGGTGTGGCACGTTGGCAGGGGAGCCCAGCTGATGGTGATACAGATATAGAGGAGGGGGAGGCCCCCCCAGACAGAAGCCAAGCCTCCGTGGTGATCGACAGCAATACAGACGATGAGGAAGAAGTCTCAGCAGCACTGACACTGGCATGTCTAAGAGAGAGCCAGGCTG ATTCTGAAGATCTGGACCTACCAGCTACCCAGTGCTTTGTAGACAGAAAGAATCAGAGCCTGGAAG GTTCCTTGGATGAGTCATGGGAGGCCTTGGCGACACAGCCATTCTGTCCGAGAGAATCTGAGGCCTCCGAGACCCAAACCGTTGTCACCCTCATTGACACCCATGCATCTTGGCCCTCTCCATCTAGGACAGCACAGCAAGAGCAACATCCAGAGAGCCCAGTCCATGCAGAGCCACTGGGGATGGAAGGCAGAGAGATGCAGactgtggagaaagaaatgggtaCCCCAAGAGAAACAGCAGAGAGGGTGATCCCTGAGGGAGGGCCACCGCAGGAGGAAACCAAGAAACTGCCctcagaaggagagagggaagatgtGACGGGAGAGGAAGAATTAATCGGGGGGATACAgggcagagaaaaaaatcaggtgTTTGCTAGAGATACTCAGAGCCAAGAATCtgacaaaaaagtgaaaagtgcaagtacTGGAAGGGGAATGGAGATTGTAAAGGTAGAAATTGAGACACccaaggaaacacaagagaaagagagagaaaagcagactCTCGCAGGGGAAATATTTGAGAGTGAAGCAGGGAAACTGGTagtagagagagagagcgagGCAGATGGGTTAGAAGTCAAGGAACCCCAAGAGCTACTGGACAGAAGCCCACAGATCGGGGAGACAGAGGCGGGGGACCAGGACCAGAAAGGCCAAGCCTCTGGTCTGCCATCAGAGCCTGGAGCAGGGGCAGGAGACCTTCAGGGACTTGCTTCAGACCCAGTAGCTTCTGGGAGTCAGGCAGGTGGAGGAAGGGGAGCCCCAGGGAGCCCCAGGAGGCAGCAGAGAG GTGACTTGAATTGCGAGATGCCACCTGCTCAGAAGGCTTCCAGG GGTGATCAGGAATCCCCAGATGCTTGTCTGCCTCCTGCAGCGCCTGAAGCCTCAGCCGCACTCCCAAATTCCCTCATCTCTCAGATCCAAAAACATCCCGCACCTCAGTCCCTCCTTTTTCCCTCTCTAGCTCCTTTAGAACTGCCTGTTCCCAGGACCAGACAAAATGAGACTCAGGAAGCTCCAGAGACTCCCTTCTCCTCAGAGCTGAACTCTGTCCACCCAGAACCCAAAGTCAGGCTCCAGGCATCCTCTCCAGTTTCTTCTCTACCCCTTGAGCCCCACCCTACCACCCCCACAGGCCAGCCTATTGCCCTTGAACCCATATCTGGGGTCTCTCGGAGCAGGACACGTAGTTCCTTTGATGTAACTGCCTCATCAGTTGTCCCCACAGCCGTTGCACTGCAGCCATCCACCTCCACAGACAAGCCTGTCACCCCTAAGCCCACACTTCGGGCCCCTCGGGGCAGGGCACAGAGGTCTTCTGTCAAAACCCCTGTACCCAGTGTCACCACAGACCAGCCTGTTGCCCCTGAGCTCACAGCTATGGCAACTCGGGGCAGGGCACAGAGGTCTTCTGTCAAGATTCCCAAACCAGATAACCCCACAACACCCAAGCCCCAGCCTTCCACTTCTACAGACCAGCCTGTCATCCCCAAACCCACATCTCGGGCCCCTCGGGGCAGGACACCTAGGTCTTCTGCCAAGACTCCTGAACCAGCTGTCCCCACAGCCTCTGAGCTCCAGCCTGCTGCCCCTAAAGACCAGCCTGTTGCTCCTGAGCTCACATCTAGAGCCACTCGGGGCAGGACACAGAGGTCTATCAAGACTTCCAAACCAGATATGCCCACAACTCCCGAGCCCCAGCCTTCCACTTCCACAGAACAGCCTGTCACCCCCAAACCCACGTCTCGGGCCCCTCGGGGCAGGACACCTAGGTCTTCCGCCAAGACTCCTGAACCAGTTGTCTCCACAGCCTCTGAGCTCCAGCCTTCTGCCCTCACAGATGAGCCTGTCACTCCTGAGCTCACATCTAGGGCTACTCGGGGCCGGGCACAGAGGTCCTCTGTCAAAACCCCTGATCCAGTTACCACCACAACACCTGAGCTCCAGCCTTCCACCTCCACAGACCAGCTTGTCACCCCCAAACGCACATCTCGGGCCCCTCGAGGCAGGACACGTAGGTTGTCTGCCAAGACTCCTGAACCAGTTGTTCCCACAGCCTCTGAGCTCCAGCCTTCTGCCCCTGCAGACCAGCCTGTTGGTCCTTGGGCCACTCAGTGTAGAAGACATAGGTCTTCTGTCAAGACCCCAGAACCAGTTGTCCCCACAGTCCCTGAACCTCAGCCTTCCACTTCTAAAGACCAGTCTgtcactcctgagcccacatctcagGCCACTGAGAGCCAAACACATAGGTCCTCTATCAAGACATCCCAGCCAACGGAACCCACAGCCCCTGACCTCAAACCTTCCTCCCCCACAGACCAGCTTGTCACTCCCAAGGTCATAGCTCAGGGTGGTCCAAGCAGGACAGGAAGGGCTTCCACAGCAAGTGCTGTGCTGGTTCCTACTACCCCTGGATTCCAGTCTCCAGTCCCGTCAGAACAGCCTCTTCCCCCTGACCCCATCCCCGAAGTCAACTGCAGCAGGAGGCTGAGGGCCACTAGGAAACATGGGTCTCCCACAGCTCATGTTCATGAGCCCTGCACCGTACCCCCTGAACCTAACTCCCACTCTTCAAGGAACCAAAGACATGGGGCAGTGAAAGCAGCCAAGCCCCTTAGCACCATTCCTGAGCCTGCCTTTGCCCAGCTCCCCGAGGCACCGCCTCACACTCCCCAGGTGCCAAAGGAGGAGGCAGCAGATGGATCAGGCTTCACCCCAGAGCCCCAGCCTAGGGCCTCTCAAAACCACAAGAGGCCTTCAGCTACTGCACATTCACCTCCACTTCAAAAACGGCTCCAGAGAGGGAGAGTCCCTCAGAAGGCAGCATCCcttaaggaagaagaagaaaatccagTAGCGAGGCCGAGGAAGGAAGAG GGTGTAGTGATTCCAGGTCCaggcaagagaaagagagagcagacAGAAGAGGAGTCCCAGGGAAGACCGAGCCGCAGCCTGCGACGGACCAAACCGATGCAGGAGTCCACGGCCCCCAAA GTGCTGTTCACCGGTGTGGTGGATGCTCGCGGAGAGAGGACGGTGCTGGCCTTGGGGGGCAGTTTGGCCAGCTCAGTGGCCGAGGCTTCTCACCTGGTGACTGATCGGATCCGCCGGACGGTCAAGTTTCTGTGTGCCCTGGGCCGGGGCATCCCCATCCTCTCCCTGGCCTGGCTGCATGAG TCCCGCAAGGCAGGCTGCTTCTTGCCCCCGGACGAATATTTGGTGACTGATCCTGAGCAGGAGAAGAACTTCGGCTTCAGCCTTCGGGAGGCCCTGAGCCGAGCTCAGGAGCGAAGGCTGCTGGAG GGCTATGAGATTCACGTGACCCCCGGAGTCCAGCCACCGCCACCTCAGATGGGAGAAATCATCAGCTGCTGTGGAGGCGCCATCCTGCCCAGCATGCCCCGGTCCTACAAG CCTCAGAGGTTCGTGATCACATGTTCCCAGGACTTTCCTCGATGTGCTGTTCCATATCGGGTTGGGCTGCCTATCCTCTCACCCGAATTCCTGCTGACGGGAGTACTGAAGCAGGAAGTCAAGCCAGAggcctttgccttctccactgtGGAAATGTCATCCACCTGA
- the MDC1 gene encoding mediator of DNA damage checkpoint protein 1 isoform X15 has translation MEVSHFPCLHFPFKIMEDTQILNWEVEEEEEVAESPNESLGYSLEPLAQLHIFSSSYGPEKDFPLYLGKNMIGRMPDCSVALPFSSISKQHAVIEISAWDKAPVLRDCGSLNGTQILRPPKVLSPGVSHRLRDRELILFADLPCQYHRLDVPRPFVSRGPLTVEETPRVQGGTQPSRLLLAEDSEEEVDSLLDKCVVKGPRTSSSATVVPESDEEGPSPAPDGPGPPSAFNLNSDTDEEESQESGAGEASSAARRGTAAETEQPEPVTAEIQIEKDQCSVKERNGDTEIERDVRNGVVPTGVILERSQPSGEDSDTDVSDESGPRRRLVGVRPKRAWSCNFIDSDTDGEDEGIPATPAVVPMKERQIFHEAGTQSPQAPGVARWQGSPADGDTDIEEGEAPPDRSQASVVIDSNTDDEEEVSAALTLACLRESQADSEDLDLPATQCFVDRKNQSLEAPSMEDEPTQAFLFPLPQEPGPSCCSSQATGSLDESWEALATQPFCPRESEASETQTVVTLIDTHASWPSPSRTAQQEQHPESPVHAEPLGMEGREMQTVEKEMGDLNCEMPPAQKASRGDQESPDACLPPAAPEASAALPNSLISQIQKHPAPQSLLFPSLAPLELPVPRTRQNETQEAPETPFSSELNSVHPEPKVRLQASSPVSSLPLEPHPTTPTGQPIALEPISGVSRSRTRSSFDVTASSVVPTAVALQPSTSTDKPVTPKPTLRAPRGRAQRSSVKTPVPSVTTDQPVAPELTAMATRGRAQRSSVKIPKPDNPTTPKPQPSTSTDQPVIPKPTSRAPRGRTPRSSAKTPEPAVPTASELQPAAPKDQPVAPELTSRATRGRTQRSIKTSKPDMPTTPEPQPSTSTEQPVTPKPTSRAPRGRTPRSSAKTPEPVVSTASELQPSALTDEPVTPELTSRATRGRAQRSSVKTPDPVTTTTPELQPSTSTDQLVTPKRTSRAPRGRTRRLSAKTPEPVVPTASELQPSAPADQPVGPWATQCRRHRSSVKTPEPVVPTVPEPQPSTSKDQSVTPEPTSQATESQTHRSSIKTSQPTEPTAPDLKPSSPTDQLVTPKVIAQGGPSRTGRASTASAVLVPTTPGFQSPVPSEQPLPPDPIPEVNCSRRLRATRKHGSPTAHVHEPCTVPPEPNSHSSRNQRHGAVKAAKPLSTIPEPAFAQLPEAPPHTPQVPKEEAADGSGFTPEPQPRASQNHKRPSATAHSPPLQKRLQRGRVPQKAASLKEEEENPVARPRKEEGVVIPGPGKRKREQTEEESQGRPSRSLRRTKPMQESTAPKVLFTGVVDARGERTVLALGGSLASSVAEASHLVTDRIRRTVKFLCALGRGIPILSLAWLHESRKAGCFLPPDEYLVTDPEQEKNFGFSLREALSRAQERRLLEGYEIHVTPGVQPPPPQMGEIISCCGGAILPSMPRSYKPQRFVITCSQDFPRCAVPYRVGLPILSPEFLLTGVLKQEVKPEAFAFSTVEMSST, from the exons ATGGAGGTGTCCCACTTTCCTTGTCTACATTTTCCCTTTAAG ATCATGGAAGACACCCAGATTTTAAACTGGGAAgttgaagaagaggaggaggttgCAGAGAGCCCCAATGAATCTCTGGGGTATAGCTTGGAGCCCCTAGCACAGCTGCATATCTTCAGTAGTTCCTATGGACCAGAAAAAG ACTTCCCACTCTACCTTGGAAAGAACATGATAGGCCGAATGCCTGATTGCTCTGTGGCCCTGCCCTTTTCATCAATATCCAAACAACATGCAGTGATTGAAATCTCTGCCTGGGACAAGGCGCCTGTCCTTCGGGATTGCGGGAGCCTCAATGGCACTCAAATCCTGCGGCCTCCTAAGGTCCTGAGCCCTGGGGTGAGTCATCGTTTGCGGGACCGGGAGTTGATTCTCTTTGCTGACTTGCCCTGCCAGTACCATCGCTTGGATGTCCCCCGGCCTTTTGTCTCCCGGGGCCCTCTAACTGTAGAGGAGACACCCAGGGTACAGGGAGGAACTCaaccctccaggcttctgttGGCTGAGGACTCAGAGGAAGAAGTAG ATTCCCTTTTGGACAAGTGTGTGGTGAAAGGACCAAGGACCTCCTCTTCGGCAACAGTCGTTCCAGAGAG TGATGAAGAAGGGCCTTCCCCTGCCCCAGATGGGCCCGGGCCACCTTCTGCCTTCAACTTGAACAGCGACACGGATGAGGAAGAAAGTCAGGAATCAGGAGCAGGGGAGGCCTCTTCAGCTGCCAGAAGAGGTACCGCTGCAGAGACGGAACAGCCTGAACCTGTCACAGCCGAGATCCAGATTGAGAAGGATCAGTGTTCCGTGAAGGAGAGGAACGGGGACACAGAAATCGAGAGGGATGTGAGGAATGGGGTGGTTCCGACTGGAGTGATTCTGGAGAGGAGCCAGCCTTCTGGGGAGGACAGTGACACAGATGTGAGTGATGAGAGTGGGCCTCGAAGAAGGCTTGTTGGGGTCCGTCCGAAAAGGGCCTGGTCTTGTAACTTCATAGACAGTGATACCGATGGAGAGGACGAGGGGATCCCTGCTACCCCAGCAGTGGTTCCCATGAAGGAGAGGCAGATCTTCCACGAAGCTGGTACACAGAGCCCCCAGGCACCTGGTGTGGCACGTTGGCAGGGGAGCCCAGCTGATGGTGATACAGATATAGAGGAGGGGGAGGCCCCCCCAGACAGAAGCCAAGCCTCCGTGGTGATCGACAGCAATACAGACGATGAGGAAGAAGTCTCAGCAGCACTGACACTGGCATGTCTAAGAGAGAGCCAGGCTG ATTCTGAAGATCTGGACCTACCAGCTACCCAGTGCTTTGTAGACAGAAAGAATCAGAGCCTGGAAG CCCCCAGCATGGAGGATGAGCCCACCCAGGccttcctgtttcctctgccccAAGAGCCTGGCCCTTCctgttgcagctcccaggccacAG GTTCCTTGGATGAGTCATGGGAGGCCTTGGCGACACAGCCATTCTGTCCGAGAGAATCTGAGGCCTCCGAGACCCAAACCGTTGTCACCCTCATTGACACCCATGCATCTTGGCCCTCTCCATCTAGGACAGCACAGCAAGAGCAACATCCAGAGAGCCCAGTCCATGCAGAGCCACTGGGGATGGAAGGCAGAGAGATGCAGactgtggagaaagaaatgg GTGACTTGAATTGCGAGATGCCACCTGCTCAGAAGGCTTCCAGG GGTGATCAGGAATCCCCAGATGCTTGTCTGCCTCCTGCAGCGCCTGAAGCCTCAGCCGCACTCCCAAATTCCCTCATCTCTCAGATCCAAAAACATCCCGCACCTCAGTCCCTCCTTTTTCCCTCTCTAGCTCCTTTAGAACTGCCTGTTCCCAGGACCAGACAAAATGAGACTCAGGAAGCTCCAGAGACTCCCTTCTCCTCAGAGCTGAACTCTGTCCACCCAGAACCCAAAGTCAGGCTCCAGGCATCCTCTCCAGTTTCTTCTCTACCCCTTGAGCCCCACCCTACCACCCCCACAGGCCAGCCTATTGCCCTTGAACCCATATCTGGGGTCTCTCGGAGCAGGACACGTAGTTCCTTTGATGTAACTGCCTCATCAGTTGTCCCCACAGCCGTTGCACTGCAGCCATCCACCTCCACAGACAAGCCTGTCACCCCTAAGCCCACACTTCGGGCCCCTCGGGGCAGGGCACAGAGGTCTTCTGTCAAAACCCCTGTACCCAGTGTCACCACAGACCAGCCTGTTGCCCCTGAGCTCACAGCTATGGCAACTCGGGGCAGGGCACAGAGGTCTTCTGTCAAGATTCCCAAACCAGATAACCCCACAACACCCAAGCCCCAGCCTTCCACTTCTACAGACCAGCCTGTCATCCCCAAACCCACATCTCGGGCCCCTCGGGGCAGGACACCTAGGTCTTCTGCCAAGACTCCTGAACCAGCTGTCCCCACAGCCTCTGAGCTCCAGCCTGCTGCCCCTAAAGACCAGCCTGTTGCTCCTGAGCTCACATCTAGAGCCACTCGGGGCAGGACACAGAGGTCTATCAAGACTTCCAAACCAGATATGCCCACAACTCCCGAGCCCCAGCCTTCCACTTCCACAGAACAGCCTGTCACCCCCAAACCCACGTCTCGGGCCCCTCGGGGCAGGACACCTAGGTCTTCCGCCAAGACTCCTGAACCAGTTGTCTCCACAGCCTCTGAGCTCCAGCCTTCTGCCCTCACAGATGAGCCTGTCACTCCTGAGCTCACATCTAGGGCTACTCGGGGCCGGGCACAGAGGTCCTCTGTCAAAACCCCTGATCCAGTTACCACCACAACACCTGAGCTCCAGCCTTCCACCTCCACAGACCAGCTTGTCACCCCCAAACGCACATCTCGGGCCCCTCGAGGCAGGACACGTAGGTTGTCTGCCAAGACTCCTGAACCAGTTGTTCCCACAGCCTCTGAGCTCCAGCCTTCTGCCCCTGCAGACCAGCCTGTTGGTCCTTGGGCCACTCAGTGTAGAAGACATAGGTCTTCTGTCAAGACCCCAGAACCAGTTGTCCCCACAGTCCCTGAACCTCAGCCTTCCACTTCTAAAGACCAGTCTgtcactcctgagcccacatctcagGCCACTGAGAGCCAAACACATAGGTCCTCTATCAAGACATCCCAGCCAACGGAACCCACAGCCCCTGACCTCAAACCTTCCTCCCCCACAGACCAGCTTGTCACTCCCAAGGTCATAGCTCAGGGTGGTCCAAGCAGGACAGGAAGGGCTTCCACAGCAAGTGCTGTGCTGGTTCCTACTACCCCTGGATTCCAGTCTCCAGTCCCGTCAGAACAGCCTCTTCCCCCTGACCCCATCCCCGAAGTCAACTGCAGCAGGAGGCTGAGGGCCACTAGGAAACATGGGTCTCCCACAGCTCATGTTCATGAGCCCTGCACCGTACCCCCTGAACCTAACTCCCACTCTTCAAGGAACCAAAGACATGGGGCAGTGAAAGCAGCCAAGCCCCTTAGCACCATTCCTGAGCCTGCCTTTGCCCAGCTCCCCGAGGCACCGCCTCACACTCCCCAGGTGCCAAAGGAGGAGGCAGCAGATGGATCAGGCTTCACCCCAGAGCCCCAGCCTAGGGCCTCTCAAAACCACAAGAGGCCTTCAGCTACTGCACATTCACCTCCACTTCAAAAACGGCTCCAGAGAGGGAGAGTCCCTCAGAAGGCAGCATCCcttaaggaagaagaagaaaatccagTAGCGAGGCCGAGGAAGGAAGAG GGTGTAGTGATTCCAGGTCCaggcaagagaaagagagagcagacAGAAGAGGAGTCCCAGGGAAGACCGAGCCGCAGCCTGCGACGGACCAAACCGATGCAGGAGTCCACGGCCCCCAAA GTGCTGTTCACCGGTGTGGTGGATGCTCGCGGAGAGAGGACGGTGCTGGCCTTGGGGGGCAGTTTGGCCAGCTCAGTGGCCGAGGCTTCTCACCTGGTGACTGATCGGATCCGCCGGACGGTCAAGTTTCTGTGTGCCCTGGGCCGGGGCATCCCCATCCTCTCCCTGGCCTGGCTGCATGAG TCCCGCAAGGCAGGCTGCTTCTTGCCCCCGGACGAATATTTGGTGACTGATCCTGAGCAGGAGAAGAACTTCGGCTTCAGCCTTCGGGAGGCCCTGAGCCGAGCTCAGGAGCGAAGGCTGCTGGAG GGCTATGAGATTCACGTGACCCCCGGAGTCCAGCCACCGCCACCTCAGATGGGAGAAATCATCAGCTGCTGTGGAGGCGCCATCCTGCCCAGCATGCCCCGGTCCTACAAG CCTCAGAGGTTCGTGATCACATGTTCCCAGGACTTTCCTCGATGTGCTGTTCCATATCGGGTTGGGCTGCCTATCCTCTCACCCGAATTCCTGCTGACGGGAGTACTGAAGCAGGAAGTCAAGCCAGAggcctttgccttctccactgtGGAAATGTCATCCACCTGA